Proteins found in one Mucilaginibacter gracilis genomic segment:
- a CDS encoding tetratricopeptide repeat-containing hybrid sensor histidine kinase/response regulator: protein MDVIADENNEQIVLLLDKAYAYRTSDLNQSKKLANEALALSKKTKNNIFIGKSLSQLALYAMIQGEYESSMAMSEQAIKYFEELNDEKGIADAKYNIAGVYYKTDNFHLGLVYLIDCLGTYRKFNDYHNQARVEKSLGTIYEYFGDQKNAIKSYEDSIESSKKAIDISLESNAYNPLSGVYLKKDEPEKALELIERAILMKNQTGDLRGLAFSLYGRAKVYSYKKKYDKAEADFEKAITIHQEMGERLGLGMAYQKFASMYVQMGAFDKAKIVLKKGYDLSEKYNIVIIKFKCNFLFYQIFKKENNPVQALKYLERYLQQKEAAINTQTLKVIENYELLSKMETLELEARLQLEKADIIAEKDKAEQQALVKQEFLSTMSHEIRTPLNAVITIAALLGDKVGKKEKQFVDSLKFAANNLLLIINDILDFTKLENGKASLELRPTNFCQLLENIKRTYENLAKEKGLQLLLNIDSGVSESYEMDETKFSQIIGNLLTNAIKFTDAGSVNMQVEKTGSSADEYHQLRFKIIDTGTGIAGNHLQSIFESFSQPKSITTRKQGGSGLGLAIVKKLVALHNSTVEVLSTVGEGSVFYFDLSLKCAKSQVKAPITRSDLLQNKTVLLAEDNMINAMVAMKLLSNWKMKAEHANDGLKAVEKANAKGYDFILMDIHMPEMDGFEATKNIRCGAGHNCYTPIFALTADITAEHKEEYMPYFDGFLRKPIEIDKLYEAMVNKL, encoded by the coding sequence ATGGACGTCATCGCAGATGAGAATAATGAGCAAATTGTTTTGCTGCTCGATAAGGCGTACGCTTACCGAACGAGCGATTTAAACCAAAGCAAAAAGCTTGCTAATGAGGCTTTGGCTTTAAGTAAAAAAACAAAAAACAATATTTTTATTGGCAAAAGCCTGTCGCAATTGGCATTATATGCCATGATACAGGGCGAATATGAAAGCTCGATGGCGATGTCTGAGCAGGCTATTAAATACTTTGAAGAGCTTAACGACGAAAAGGGTATAGCCGATGCCAAATATAATATAGCCGGGGTTTACTATAAAACCGATAATTTTCACCTTGGTTTAGTTTATTTGATAGACTGCCTGGGCACCTACCGCAAATTTAACGACTACCACAACCAGGCCCGTGTAGAAAAATCGTTAGGTACTATTTATGAGTACTTTGGCGATCAAAAAAACGCCATTAAATCATACGAGGATTCTATAGAATCTTCCAAAAAAGCAATTGACATTAGCCTGGAATCAAATGCTTATAATCCGCTTTCTGGCGTTTATTTAAAAAAGGACGAACCCGAAAAGGCGCTTGAACTAATAGAACGCGCTATTTTAATGAAAAACCAAACCGGCGACCTCCGGGGTTTAGCGTTTTCGTTGTACGGCCGGGCTAAGGTATATAGCTACAAAAAGAAGTATGATAAAGCCGAGGCAGATTTTGAAAAAGCAATAACGATACACCAGGAAATGGGCGAAAGGCTTGGCCTGGGTATGGCATATCAAAAATTTGCCAGTATGTATGTACAAATGGGCGCGTTTGATAAAGCCAAAATTGTTTTAAAGAAGGGGTATGATTTAAGCGAAAAGTATAATATTGTTATTATAAAGTTTAAGTGTAATTTTCTTTTTTACCAGATATTTAAAAAGGAAAATAACCCGGTACAGGCATTAAAATATTTGGAGCGTTACTTGCAACAAAAGGAAGCGGCAATTAATACACAAACCTTAAAGGTTATTGAAAATTATGAGCTGCTATCTAAAATGGAGACGTTGGAGCTTGAGGCGAGGCTGCAATTAGAAAAGGCTGATATTATTGCCGAAAAAGACAAAGCCGAGCAGCAGGCCTTGGTTAAGCAGGAGTTTTTATCAACCATGAGCCACGAAATACGTACACCGCTCAATGCAGTTATAACCATAGCAGCACTATTGGGCGATAAAGTAGGTAAAAAGGAGAAGCAATTTGTTGATTCATTAAAATTTGCTGCAAATAACCTGCTGCTTATTATTAACGACATTTTGGATTTCACCAAGCTTGAAAACGGAAAAGCCTCTCTGGAACTGCGGCCAACAAACTTTTGCCAACTACTGGAAAATATTAAGCGTACCTACGAAAACCTTGCAAAAGAGAAGGGCCTGCAACTTTTATTAAATATAGATAGTGGCGTTTCCGAATCGTACGAAATGGACGAAACTAAGTTTTCACAAATTATTGGTAACCTTTTAACAAACGCTATTAAATTTACCGATGCGGGCAGTGTAAACATGCAGGTAGAAAAAACCGGCTCATCGGCGGACGAATACCATCAGCTACGCTTTAAAATTATTGATACCGGTACGGGTATTGCCGGCAATCATCTCCAATCTATTTTCGAAAGTTTTTCTCAGCCAAAATCAATAACTACCCGCAAACAGGGGGGCTCGGGCTTGGGTTTGGCTATTGTTAAAAAATTGGTTGCCCTGCATAATAGCACCGTAGAGGTACTGAGCACGGTAGGTGAGGGCTCGGTTTTTTATTTCGACCTTAGCTTAAAATGCGCTAAATCTCAGGTTAAGGCTCCAATTACAAGATCGGACTTGTTGCAAAACAAAACGGTGTTGCTGGCCGAAGACAATATGATAAATGCCATGGTAGCCATGAAATTGCTATCGAATTGGAAAATGAAGGCAGAGCATGCAAACGACGGCTTGAAAGCTGTTGAAAAAGCCAACGCAAAAGGTTACGATTTTATTTTGATGGACATACACATGCCCGAGATGGATGGTTTTGAAGCCACCAAAAACATACGCTGCGGAGCAGGGCACAATTGTTATACACCCATATTTGCTTTAACTGCCGATATTACTGCCGAGCATAAAGAAGAGTATATGCCCTACTTCGACGGTTTTTTACGCAAGCCTATTGAAATTGATAAACTTTACGAAGCTATGGTTAACAAGCTATAA
- a CDS encoding ABC transporter permease: protein MMKGYILSVRSEFYKSRKTLGFWCSIILPFLICLLMFVAFLTHSEKMAKLPAQILWVSYANVIFGVMGKLLLPIYIIIIGYSVNSIEHRADTWKSLFSLPISKWAVYAAKYTYAVFLVFMCLMLFYLFTIGGGNLLGALKPELKFFEFHMEGFLALIYLKLFLASLGILSVQFLLSLIWADFIKPMGIGFLGTITGWILVGFNWEYSYWIPYAHPVLTTNSIFTFNKKPVAPGPLVLSVDMFTKEVFVSLALAAVFFILGFFVVQKKSVK, encoded by the coding sequence ATGATGAAAGGATATATATTATCGGTACGCTCGGAGTTTTATAAGAGCCGCAAAACATTGGGTTTTTGGTGTTCAATTATACTGCCGTTTTTAATTTGCCTGCTCATGTTTGTTGCTTTTTTAACACATAGCGAAAAAATGGCAAAGCTACCTGCACAAATTTTATGGGTATCATACGCCAATGTTATATTTGGTGTAATGGGCAAACTGTTGCTCCCAATTTACATCATCATTATAGGATATTCGGTAAATAGCATAGAGCACCGTGCCGATACCTGGAAAAGTTTGTTTTCGTTACCCATATCAAAGTGGGCCGTTTATGCGGCTAAATACACGTATGCAGTATTTTTGGTTTTTATGTGTTTAATGCTGTTTTACCTGTTTACCATTGGTGGTGGTAATTTACTGGGCGCATTAAAACCAGAACTCAAGTTTTTCGAATTCCACATGGAGGGCTTTTTGGCGCTCATTTATTTAAAATTGTTTCTGGCTTCGCTGGGTATATTATCGGTACAGTTTTTATTGAGCTTAATATGGGCCGATTTTATAAAACCTATGGGCATTGGTTTTTTAGGAACCATTACCGGTTGGATATTGGTTGGCTTTAACTGGGAATACAGTTATTGGATACCCTATGCACACCCTGTACTTACAACAAACAGCATTTTTACATTCAATAAAAAGCCCGTGGCACCTGGGCCGCTGGTACTTAGTGTAGACATGTTTACTAAAGAGGTTTTTGTAAGCCTTGCACTGGCCGCTGTTTTTTTTATTTTGGGCTTTTTTGTGGTACAAAAAAAGAGCGTAAAATAA